A window of the Hordeum vulgare subsp. vulgare chromosome 5H, MorexV3_pseudomolecules_assembly, whole genome shotgun sequence genome harbors these coding sequences:
- the LOC123399303 gene encoding tRNase Z TRZ2, chloroplastic-like isoform X2: MATSTSLFSLAPLRLTHRRLLSPTLGTASRFQTLASKRAAAPTVSGPGGGAGSGLLSVLDRALTDEEEYRRARAQVQRKGVEAEGYAIEGISVGGHETCVTVPSLNVAFDIGRGPLFAVRQDHLFITHAHLDHICSITFSGETYEIRNDLVARPFQTHHTVPSQGYVIYSVRRKLKKQYAHLKGSQIVKLKQSGSEITDTILYPEVAFTGDTTSDFILDPRNADALRAKVLITEATFLDDQVDVDHAREHGHMHLSEIMEHSQWFRNEAIILTHFSNRYSLEDIRKAVSRLQPKLLSKVVALTEGFKSEYS, encoded by the exons ATGGCGACCTCCACCTCCCTCTTCTCCCTCGCCCCGCTCCGCCTCACGCACCGCCGCCTCCTCTCCCCCACCCTCGGCACGGCCTCCCGCTTCCAGACGCTCGCCTCGAAGAGGGCGGCTGCCCCCACCGTCTCCGGGCCCGGCGGGGGCGCGGGGAGCGGGCTGCTCTCGGTGCTCGACCGGGCGCTCACCGACGAGGAGGAGTACCGCCGCGCGCGCGCCCAGGTGCAGCGCAAGGGCGTGGAGGCGGAGGGGTACGCCATCGAGGGGATCTCGGTGGGCGGGCACGAGACCTGCGTCACCGTGCCGTCCCTCAACGTCGCCTTCGACATCGGCCGCGGCCCGCTCTTCGCTGTGCGCCAGGACCACCTCTTCATCACCCACGCTCATCTCGACCACATC TGCAGCATTACTTTCTCAGGAGAAACATATGAAATACGCAATGACCTTGTTGCCAGACCATTTCAGACTCACCATACTGTGCCCAGCCAG GGCTACGTCATATACTCTGTTCGAAGAAAGTTGAAAAAACAATATGCTCACTTGAAGGGAAGTCAAATAGTAAAATTAAAGCAATCAGGCTCTGAG ATTACAGATACCATACTGTACCCAGAAGTTGCCTTCACCGGAGATACAACATCTGATTTTATTCTTGACCCACGGAATGCGGATGCCCTGAGAGCAAAGGTTCTTATAACGGAG GCAACCTTCctagatgaccaagtcgatgttGATCATGCTCGAGAGCATGGCCACATGCATCTATCTGAG ATAATGGAGCATTCCCAATGGTTTAGAAATGAGGCAATTATACTCACCCATTTCTCGAATCGATATAGTCTTGAG GATATCCGGAAAGCTGTTTCCAGGCTACAGCCGAAGTTACTTTCGAAGGTTGTTGCTCTGACAGAAGGCTTCAAATCTGAATATAGCTAA
- the LOC123399303 gene encoding tRNase Z TRZ2, chloroplastic-like isoform X1, with protein MATSTSLFSLAPLRLTHRRLLSPTLGTASRFQTLASKRAAAPTVSGPGGGAGSGLLSVLDRALTDEEEYRRARAQVQRKGVEAEGYAIEGISVGGHETCVTVPSLNVAFDIGRGPLFAVRQDHLFITHAHLDHIGGLPMYIATRGLYNLKPPTVFVPPCIRDDVEEMLQIHRRMSRIELEVELVALDLGETYEIRNDLVARPFQTHHTVPSQGYVIYSVRRKLKKQYAHLKGSQIVKLKQSGSEITDTILYPEVAFTGDTTSDFILDPRNADALRAKVLITEATFLDDQVDVDHAREHGHMHLSEIMEHSQWFRNEAIILTHFSNRYSLEDIRKAVSRLQPKLLSKVVALTEGFKSEYS; from the exons ATGGCGACCTCCACCTCCCTCTTCTCCCTCGCCCCGCTCCGCCTCACGCACCGCCGCCTCCTCTCCCCCACCCTCGGCACGGCCTCCCGCTTCCAGACGCTCGCCTCGAAGAGGGCGGCTGCCCCCACCGTCTCCGGGCCCGGCGGGGGCGCGGGGAGCGGGCTGCTCTCGGTGCTCGACCGGGCGCTCACCGACGAGGAGGAGTACCGCCGCGCGCGCGCCCAGGTGCAGCGCAAGGGCGTGGAGGCGGAGGGGTACGCCATCGAGGGGATCTCGGTGGGCGGGCACGAGACCTGCGTCACCGTGCCGTCCCTCAACGTCGCCTTCGACATCGGCCGCGGCCCGCTCTTCGCTGTGCGCCAGGACCACCTCTTCATCACCCACGCTCATCTCGACCACATC GGTGGTCTTCCAATGTATATAGCAACCCGTGGGCTCTACAATTTGAAACCTCCAACCGTATTTGTACCTCCGTGTATAAGGGATGATGTTGAGGAGATGCTTCAGATCCATCGTAGAATGAGTCGAATTGAGCTGGAAGTTGAATTAGTTGCTCTTGATTTGG GAGAAACATATGAAATACGCAATGACCTTGTTGCCAGACCATTTCAGACTCACCATACTGTGCCCAGCCAG GGCTACGTCATATACTCTGTTCGAAGAAAGTTGAAAAAACAATATGCTCACTTGAAGGGAAGTCAAATAGTAAAATTAAAGCAATCAGGCTCTGAG ATTACAGATACCATACTGTACCCAGAAGTTGCCTTCACCGGAGATACAACATCTGATTTTATTCTTGACCCACGGAATGCGGATGCCCTGAGAGCAAAGGTTCTTATAACGGAG GCAACCTTCctagatgaccaagtcgatgttGATCATGCTCGAGAGCATGGCCACATGCATCTATCTGAG ATAATGGAGCATTCCCAATGGTTTAGAAATGAGGCAATTATACTCACCCATTTCTCGAATCGATATAGTCTTGAG GATATCCGGAAAGCTGTTTCCAGGCTACAGCCGAAGTTACTTTCGAAGGTTGTTGCTCTGACAGAAGGCTTCAAATCTGAATATAGCTAA